One part of the Sciurus carolinensis chromosome 4, mSciCar1.2, whole genome shotgun sequence genome encodes these proteins:
- the A4galt gene encoding lactosylceramide 4-alpha-galactosyltransferase isoform X3: MSKSPDCLPRLLRATPRQRVCTLFIIGFKFTFFLSVMIYWHIVGEPKDRGQLYNLPVDVPCPPLGPRAPSSSTPAPGHIFFLETSDRTNPNFLFMCSVESAARTHPESRVAVLMKGLPGGHAPLPRHLGLSLLSCFPNVQVLPLDLEGLFRDTPLAAWYRASRWRWEPYLLPVLSDAARIALLWKFGGIYLDTDFIVLKNLRNLTNVLGTQSRYVLNGAFLAFEPRHEFLALCMHDFVAHYNGWIWGHQGPQLLTRVFKKWCSIRSLQESHTCRGVTALPREAFYPIAWQNWKKYFEEVRPEELPQLLNATYAVHVWNKKSQGTHFEATSRALLAQLHARYCPTTHKVMKMYL; the protein is encoded by the coding sequence ATGTCCAAGTCCCCCGACTGCCTGCCGCGGCTGCTCCGGGCCACGCCCAGGCAGCGGGTCTGCACCCTCTTCATCATCGGCTTCAAGTTCACATTTTTCCTGTCCGTCATGATCTACTGGCACATTGTGGGAGAGCCCAAGGACCGAGGGCAGCTCTATAATCTGCCTGTGGACGTCCCCTGTCCCCCACTCGGCCCCCGAGCCCCGTCCTCCAGCACCCCCGCTCCAGGCCACATCTTCTTCCTGGAGACCTCAGACCGGACCAACCCCAACTTCCTGTTCATGTGCTCTGTGGAGTCGGCCGCCAGGACCCACCCGGAGTCCCGGGTGGCGGTCCTGATGAAGGGGCTTCCCGGTGGCCACGCGCCCCTGCCCCGGCACCTGGGCCTCTCGCTTTTGAGCTGCTTCCCCAACGTCCAGGTGCTCCCGCTGGACCTGGAGGGGCTCTTCAGGGACACGCCGCTGGCAGCCTGGTACAGGGCCTCGCGGTGGCGCTGGGAGCCCTACCTGCTGCCTGTGCTCTCCGACGCCGCCAGGATCGCGCTCCTATGGAAGTTCGGGGGCATCTACCTGGACACGGACTTCATCGTCCTCAAGAACCTGAGGAACCTGACCAACGTGCTGGGCACCCAGTCCCGCTACGTCCTCAACGGTGCCTTCCTGGCCTTCGAGCCCCGGCACGAGTTCCTGGCGCTCTGCATGCATGACTTCGTGGCCCACTACAACGGCTGGATATGGGGCCACCAGGGCCCCCAGCTGCTCACTCGAGTCTTCAAGAAGTGGTGCTCCATCCGCAGCCTGCAGGAGAGCCACACCTGCCGGGGGGTGACCGCCCTGCCCCGCGAGGCCTTCTACCCCATCGCCTGGCAGAACTGGAAGAAGTACTTTGAGGAGGTCAGGCCTGAGGAGCTGCCCCAGCTGCTCAATGCCACCTACGCTGTCCACGTGTGGAACAAGAAGAGCCAGGGCACGCACTTTGAGGCCACATCCAGGGCACTGCTGGCCCAGCTCCACGCCCGCTACTGCCCCACGACACACAAGGTCATGAAGATGTACTTGTGA